The following are encoded together in the Drosophila takahashii strain IR98-3 E-12201 chromosome X, DtakHiC1v2, whole genome shotgun sequence genome:
- the LOC108065655 gene encoding activating signal cointegrator 1 complex subunit 2 has protein sequence MLDNDTSNNNNCNPQKLPLGDLKFALSGEDGVRRHVPALDEHWVRREKPFGSYICLMSSYGHLKSGAALEEWTFAANNCRQDMEFLLSLSQHEFWSYMVYEESAMAAIVTFLQRANPYYRQPEASRDSELEAAYLLYNQLLDLVVRLVMRLCTGEESDSEWISPQQHGSLLYSNYLISVPMLCDLLIAVGDAEATNVELLRQIFEKVLRLQPEYRKDMKEALVFYESAFLSMQIQVENEGCEGAGGGAPLDADLETPYDDVVLFALDCAYTLRLLLLLCPELLETIEQLRLAQSIANFYDLTVPMLYKNIYMVNPGASSLRWLNETRQQFLFVVRRLVSLQMEAGRGQQLVELLQECLSAQNFVVDYQRQFPLEHDMELLLQRCPNIKNYKVDFVIAGYQKALSSCPGGIMADDMVSNQDTEEEEDGEFEDEDSSRTSPQESTATANGGAARDLDLEVTAVLDVLPDLGRGFIRRLLTRYENSEQAIAAILDDNLPPDLAQMDRQEVYVPPDPQDKQQRLTGLRHYNVHDGDRYDVLTRDQPECIIKQGKGLPGAPRNAEQLLDDKRDLEKLKERYQQYAMVEETPLESGEYDDEYDDSYEALNEGQAPPVSLLRARLQGAASNSAYEAQDQVEDDEESSGSGSDTEPAKRNNRDFCENPEVIRARYQQRQMAKYGQRSGGGGGGGGGGSSGAGQHSNPSVVGAPKGQGQSQQTQRNRGQKEAHKSSRANHNRKAGAAFKRSKGMMG, from the exons ATGCTGGACAACgacaccagcaacaacaacaactgcaaccCACAGAAGCTGCCGCTGGGCGACCTGAAATTCGCGCTTTCTGGCGAGGATGGGGTGCGCAGGCATGTTCCAGCTTTG GACGAGCACTGGGTGCGTCGCGAGAAGCCCTTTGGCAGCTACATCTGCCTGATGAGCTCCTATGGCCACCTGAAATCCGGAGCAGCGCTGGAGGAGTGGACATTTGCGGCCAACAACTGCCGCCAGGACATGGAGTTCCTGCTGAGCCTGAGCCAGCATGA ATTCTGGTCTTATATGGTCTACGAGGAGTCCGCCATGGCGGCCATTGTCACATTCCTGCAGCGCGCCAATCCCTATTACAGGCAGCCCGAAGCTAGCCGGGATTCGGAGCTGGAGGCGGCTTATCTGCTCTACAACCAGCTGCTCGATCTCGTCGTGCGTTTGGTCATGCGCCTGTGCACCGGCGAGGAATCGGACTCCGAGTGGATCAGCCCGCAGCAGCATGGCAGTTTGTTGTACAGCAACTACCTGATCTCGGTGCCCATGCTCTGCGATCTGCTCATTGCCGTGGGCGATGCGGAGGCCACCAATGTGGAGCTGCTGAGGCAGATATTCGAGAAGGTGCTGCGCCTGCAGCCGGAGTACCGGAAGGACATGAAGGAGGCGCTGGTTTTCTACGAGAGCGCCTTCCTCAGCATGCAGATCCAGGTGGAGAACGAGGGATGCGAGGGAGCGGGCGGAGGAGCCCCGCTAGATGCCGATTTGGAGACGCCCTACGACGATGTGGTGCTCTTCGCCTTGGACTGCGCCTACACgctgcgcctgctgctgcttctctgCCCGGAGCTGCTGGAAACCATCGAGCAGCTGCGTCTGGCCCAAAG CATTGCCAACTTCTATGATCTGACCGTGCCCATGCTGTACAAGAACATCTATATGGTGAATCCGGGGGCCAGCTCACTGCGTTGGCTGAATGAGACGCGCCAGCAGTTCCTCTTCGTCGTCCGTCGCCTGGTTAGCCTGCAAATGGAGGCGGGACGCGGCCAGCAGCTGGTGGAGCTGCTCCAGGAGTGCCTGTCCGCCCAGAACTTTGTGGTCGACTACCAGCGACAGTTTCCCCTGGAGCACGACATGGAGCTGCTGCTCCAGCGCTGCCCGAATAT CAAGAACTACAAGGTGGACTTTGTGATAGCCGGCTACCAGAAGGCGCTGAGCAGCTGCCCCGGCGGCATCATGGCCGACGACATGGTGAGCAACCAGGACaccgaagaggaggaggacggGGAGTTCGAGGACGAGGACTCCTCGCGCACATCGCCACAGGAGTCGACGGCGACGGCCAATGGAGGAGCCGCTAGAGACCTCGACCTGGAGGTGACCGCCGTGCTGGACGTGCTGCCCGATTTGGGCAGGGGCTTCATCCGGCGCCTGCTGACCCGCTACGAGAACAGCGAGCAGGCCATTGCCGCCATTCTGGACGACAATCTGCCGCCGGATCTGGCGCAGATGGACCGGCAGGAGGTGTACGTTCCGCCCGATCCGCAGGACAAGCAGCAACGCCTGACGGGCCTGCGCCACTACAACGTTCACGATGGCGATCGCTACGATGTGCTGACGCGCGACCAACCGGAGTGCATCATCAAGCAGGGTAAGGGTTTGCCCGGAGCGCCGCGCAATGCGGAGCAGCTGCTGGATGATAAGAGGGATTTGGAGAAGCTAAAGGAGCGCTACCAGCAGTACGCCATGGTGGAGGAGACGCCGCTGGAGAGCGGCGAGTATGACGATGAGTACGACGACAGCTACGAGGCGTTGAACGAGGGACAGGCGCCGCCAGTCAGTTTGCTGCGCGCCAGACTCCAGGGCGCCGCCTCGAATTCCGCCTACGAGGCGCAGGATCAGGTggaggacgacgaggagaGCTCCGGCAGCGGTTCAGACACGGAACCGGCGAAGCGCAACAACAGGGACTTTTGCGAGAATCCCGAGGTGATTCGCGCTCGCTACCAGCAGCGTCAGATGGCCAAGTACGGCCAGAgaagcggaggaggaggaggaggaggtggtggaggTAGTTCCGGAGCTGGACAACATTCCAATCCCTCTGTGGTGGGAGCTCCCAAGGGGCAGGGCCAGTCGCAGCAAACGCAACGCAACCGCGGCCAGAAGGAGGCCCACAAATCGTCGCGTGCCAACCACAATCGCAAGGCGGGAGCGGCCTTCAAGCGCAGCAAGGGAATGATGGGTTAG